The Streptomyces sp. NL15-2K genome contains a region encoding:
- a CDS encoding SDR family oxidoreductase — protein MLIQGSSALVVGGTGGLGEATVRRLHAAGARVVVADVADNKGKALEGELDGVRYVRTDAADEESVRAAVDEAAGAGAFRICVDCHGGPAGGGRLVGKDGTPLPLDAFRTTIEHYLTAVFNVMRLAAAAMARTEPYGEDEGRGVVVTTSSIAAYEGQIGQLPYAAAKGGVAAMTLVAARDLAPAGIRVVSVAPGTVLTPAYGKAADQLSAYWGPQVPHPRRMGRPEEFAALVQHLCENDYLNGEVVRLDGALRFPPK, from the coding sequence GTGCTGATACAGGGAAGTTCGGCACTGGTGGTCGGCGGTACGGGCGGCCTCGGCGAGGCGACGGTGCGCCGGCTGCACGCCGCCGGTGCCCGGGTCGTCGTGGCGGACGTGGCCGACAACAAGGGCAAGGCCCTCGAGGGCGAGCTGGACGGCGTGCGCTATGTCCGTACCGACGCGGCCGACGAGGAGTCGGTGCGGGCGGCCGTCGACGAGGCGGCAGGTGCGGGGGCGTTCCGGATCTGCGTGGACTGCCATGGCGGTCCGGCCGGCGGCGGCCGGCTGGTCGGCAAGGACGGCACGCCGCTGCCGCTGGACGCCTTCCGGACGACGATCGAGCACTATCTGACCGCCGTGTTCAATGTGATGCGGCTCGCCGCCGCCGCCATGGCCCGCACCGAGCCGTACGGGGAGGACGAAGGGCGGGGCGTCGTGGTGACGACGTCGTCGATCGCCGCCTACGAAGGCCAGATCGGGCAGCTCCCCTACGCCGCGGCGAAGGGCGGGGTGGCCGCGATGACCCTGGTCGCGGCGCGCGATCTGGCGCCGGCCGGCATCCGTGTGGTGTCGGTCGCCCCCGGCACGGTCCTCACGCCCGCCTACGGCAAGGCGGCCGACCAGCTCTCCGCGTACTGGGGCCCGCAGGTACCGCATCCGCGCCGGATGGGGCGTCCCGAGGAGTTCGCGGCCCTGGTGCAGCACCTGTGCGAGAACGACTACCTCAACGGCGAGGTCGTCCGGTTGGACGGCGCGTTGAGGTTCCCGCCGAAGTAG
- a CDS encoding AMP-binding protein, translating to MNIAVILEMAAASAQPPSVACAGRRLDAAELLRLSRHAADRFRDRPAVLYTGANHLAYPVALFGAALAGVPFVPLNYRLGEDQLAALATRHPGAEVLRPDDLDALLQAPPGDAPALTSPDSRDAVAVTLYTSGTTAAPKAALLRHRHLMAYVLATQEFGAADPADAALVALPPYHIAGLMNLLSNLYSGRRVVYEPAFDAGRWLRTVRQERITHAMVVPTMLARITEAVGAGPADAPALRSLAYGGARTPRHVIERALRQFPDTGFAGAYGLTETSSSIAVLGPDDHREAMGSTNDAVRARLGSVGQPLPGVEVEIRDDSGAAVPAGSSGLVFVRGEQISGEYGGAERAADDGWFATRDQGRMDADGYLFIEGRADDTIIRGGENIAPAEIEDVLMRHPDVEEAAVVGVPDAEWGQRIVAVLVGTADPDEIRAYARERLRSSKTPDTVVLRAELPRTTTGKLLRRTLVTELADHAASEGDPTHA from the coding sequence ATGAATATAGCCGTGATTCTTGAAATGGCGGCCGCTTCCGCGCAGCCTCCGTCCGTCGCGTGCGCGGGCCGCAGGCTCGACGCGGCGGAGCTGCTGCGCCTGTCCCGGCACGCCGCCGACCGCTTCCGCGACCGCCCCGCGGTCCTGTATACGGGCGCGAACCATCTCGCCTATCCCGTAGCCCTGTTCGGCGCGGCACTGGCCGGCGTCCCGTTCGTTCCGCTGAACTACCGGCTCGGCGAGGACCAGCTGGCCGCGCTGGCGACCCGCCACCCCGGCGCCGAGGTGCTGCGCCCGGACGACCTCGACGCGCTGCTTCAGGCGCCGCCGGGCGACGCACCGGCCCTCACATCGCCGGACAGCCGGGACGCAGTGGCGGTCACCCTCTACACCAGCGGCACCACCGCCGCCCCGAAGGCCGCGCTGCTGCGCCACCGCCACCTGATGGCGTACGTCCTCGCCACGCAGGAGTTCGGCGCGGCGGATCCTGCCGACGCGGCGCTTGTCGCGCTCCCGCCGTACCACATCGCGGGGTTGATGAACCTGCTCAGCAATCTCTACTCGGGGCGGCGCGTCGTGTACGAGCCCGCTTTCGACGCCGGCCGCTGGCTTCGGACCGTACGCCAGGAGCGGATCACCCACGCCATGGTGGTGCCGACGATGCTGGCCCGTATCACCGAAGCGGTCGGCGCGGGCCCGGCCGATGCCCCCGCGCTGCGCAGCCTGGCCTACGGCGGCGCCCGCACGCCGCGCCATGTCATCGAGCGAGCCTTGCGCCAGTTCCCCGACACGGGGTTCGCGGGTGCCTACGGGCTCACCGAGACGTCGTCCTCCATCGCTGTTCTCGGCCCGGACGACCACCGGGAGGCGATGGGCTCGACGAATGACGCCGTGCGGGCCCGCCTCGGCTCGGTCGGGCAGCCGCTGCCCGGCGTGGAGGTGGAGATCCGTGACGATTCGGGGGCCGCCGTGCCTGCGGGCTCCAGCGGACTGGTCTTCGTACGCGGCGAGCAGATCTCCGGCGAGTACGGCGGAGCCGAGCGCGCGGCGGACGACGGCTGGTTCGCCACCCGGGACCAGGGCCGCATGGACGCGGACGGCTACCTCTTCATCGAGGGGCGCGCGGACGACACCATCATCCGCGGCGGCGAGAACATCGCTCCTGCCGAGATCGAGGACGTCCTCATGCGCCACCCGGACGTCGAAGAGGCCGCAGTCGTCGGCGTCCCCGACGCGGAGTGGGGGCAGCGGATCGTCGCCGTCCTGGTCGGCACCGCGGACCCGGACGAGATCCGGGCGTACGCCAGGGAGCGGCTGCGCTCGTCGAAGACCCCCGACACGGTGGTGCTGCGTGCCGAACTGCCGCGCACCACCACGGGCAAGCTGCTGCGCCGCACCCTCGTCACCGAACTCGCCGACCACGCTGCCTCAGAAGGGGATCCGACCCATGCCTGA
- a CDS encoding thiolase family protein, with amino-acid sequence MPEAPKAVITAALRTPIGTSMKGTLRDTTAYELAEHVVRGAVEGLDPQDIDDLILAEGHYGGGVIARHTAVRLGLAEVPGLAVNRHCAAGLSAVQTAAASIMAGMERLVIAGGVQSFSTAPKSAYRVDGEWCEPWTPPTHPDRPDAPNLDMSISVGWNTAVKAGLSRAELDAWALRSHQKAIQALDEGRFKEETVPIDTPHGTFAADEHPRRGTSLEKLAALRPLHPEIEGFSITAGNASGVNDAAATLVVASDRLGLEALATVRSWASVGVDPALMGLAPVTAIPKALARAGLSVADVALFEINEAFASVPLAAIKELGLNEEKVNVSGSGCSLGHPVAASGARMLVTLVHELRRRGGGVGVAAMCAGGGMGAATVVEVN; translated from the coding sequence ATGCCTGAAGCGCCGAAAGCCGTCATCACCGCCGCGCTGCGTACGCCCATCGGCACGTCGATGAAGGGCACCCTGCGCGACACCACCGCGTACGAACTGGCAGAACACGTCGTACGCGGCGCAGTCGAGGGCCTGGACCCGCAGGACATCGACGACCTGATCCTCGCCGAGGGCCACTACGGCGGTGGCGTCATCGCCCGGCACACGGCCGTCCGCCTCGGCCTGGCCGAAGTGCCGGGCCTCGCGGTCAACCGGCACTGCGCCGCCGGCCTTTCGGCCGTCCAGACCGCGGCGGCGAGCATCATGGCCGGCATGGAACGGCTGGTGATCGCAGGCGGCGTGCAGTCCTTCTCCACCGCCCCGAAGAGCGCCTACCGCGTCGACGGCGAGTGGTGCGAGCCGTGGACGCCGCCCACGCACCCGGACCGGCCGGACGCGCCGAACCTCGACATGTCGATCAGCGTCGGCTGGAACACCGCCGTCAAGGCCGGGCTCAGCCGGGCGGAGCTGGATGCCTGGGCGCTGCGCTCGCACCAGAAGGCGATCCAGGCGCTGGACGAGGGCCGGTTCAAGGAAGAGACGGTGCCGATCGACACCCCGCACGGGACGTTCGCAGCCGACGAGCATCCGCGCCGCGGCACCAGCCTGGAGAAGCTGGCAGCGCTGCGGCCGCTGCACCCGGAGATCGAGGGTTTCAGCATCACCGCAGGCAACGCCTCCGGCGTCAACGACGCGGCGGCGACGCTGGTCGTCGCGAGTGACCGGCTCGGGCTTGAGGCCCTGGCCACGGTGCGCTCCTGGGCGTCGGTCGGCGTGGACCCGGCGCTTATGGGCCTGGCGCCGGTCACCGCCATCCCCAAGGCGCTGGCGCGGGCCGGGCTTTCGGTGGCGGACGTGGCCCTGTTCGAGATCAACGAGGCGTTCGCGTCCGTACCGCTGGCGGCGATCAAGGAACTGGGCCTGAACGAGGAGAAGGTGAACGTCAGCGGCAGCGGCTGCTCCCTCGGCCACCCGGTGGCCGCCAGCGGCGCGCGGATGCTGGTGACCTTGGTCCACGAACTACGCCGCCGCGGTGGCGGCGTGGGCGTGGCGGCGATGTGCGCCGGCGGCGGGATGGGGGCGGCGACGGTGGTGGAGGTGAACTGA
- a CDS encoding ATP-binding cassette domain-containing protein, which produces MTSPLLDISGLRVTFPGRGLRRRPHQVLHGVSLSVAAGETLGLVGESGSGKTTIGRAVLGLVRPSGGRITFDGDDITHVTGARRRALARDIQVVFQDPYSSLNPSLTIGDILGEPLVVQGATRTDADARIAALLDQVGLPANSVSRLPREFSGGQRQRVAIARALAPRPKLIVCDEPVSALDLSTQRRVLDLLVDIQQNTDVAYLFISHDLSVIRHVSHRVAVLHDGDIVESGPAVTVTATPDHPYTRRLLLAAPVADPVVQQRRREERRRLAEQADRIAT; this is translated from the coding sequence ATGACGAGCCCTCTGCTCGACATCAGCGGCTTGCGGGTCACGTTCCCCGGCCGCGGTCTGCGGCGCCGGCCTCACCAGGTGCTCCACGGCGTGTCCCTGAGCGTGGCCGCGGGTGAGACGCTGGGGCTCGTCGGCGAGTCCGGGTCCGGCAAGACCACCATCGGTCGTGCCGTCCTCGGTCTCGTGCGCCCGAGCGGCGGGCGCATCACGTTCGACGGCGACGACATCACCCACGTCACCGGCGCCCGGCGCCGTGCGCTCGCGCGGGACATCCAGGTGGTGTTCCAGGACCCGTACAGCTCGCTCAACCCGTCGCTCACCATCGGCGACATCCTCGGCGAACCCCTCGTCGTCCAGGGCGCCACCCGGACCGACGCCGACGCCCGCATCGCCGCTCTCCTCGACCAGGTCGGTCTGCCCGCGAACAGCGTCTCCCGGCTGCCCCGCGAGTTCAGCGGCGGCCAGCGCCAGCGGGTGGCGATCGCCCGGGCTCTCGCGCCGCGCCCGAAACTCATCGTGTGCGACGAACCCGTCTCCGCCCTCGACCTGTCGACGCAGCGCCGGGTCCTGGATCTGCTCGTCGACATCCAGCAAAACACCGACGTCGCCTATCTGTTCATCTCGCACGACCTCAGTGTGATCCGGCACGTCAGCCACCGGGTCGCCGTGCTGCACGACGGCGACATCGTCGAGTCCGGCCCGGCCGTCACGGTCACCGCGACTCCCGATCACCCCTACACCCGCCGCCTGCTGCTCGCCGCTCCGGTCGCCGATCCGGTGGTACAGCAGCGCCGGAGAGAAGAGCGCCGGCGGCTGGCCGAGCAGGCAGACCGGATCGCCACATGA
- a CDS encoding dipeptide/oligopeptide/nickel ABC transporter permease/ATP-binding protein, producing MSENSEKEATEPVAHRASAQDRVSTLRRLCRNPQAAVTAAVLSVIVVAGLLATVISSHGPNAASLDAINASPGTPGYPLGADKDGRDVLALLLHSINTSAVTALIATSIALAVGVPAGLIGGYFGSRVHATTEWLFNLIMTFPGLLLLIVLMPVTKGDFRATMALFGVLLSPSIFRIVRNHVLGVKNELFVDAARVSGLPDHRILARHVLFAVRGPVIIAAAFLTGTAIGVQAGLAFLGVGNSEVPSFGTMIASGFTNLYVAPTQFAFPSLLLGVITASLVLFGNALRDTLEGSPRRPQPIVSPTPPTAPGAGAGGEGLLTVADLTIAYDSPAGEPTEVVCGTDFTLQAGETLGLVGESGSGKTQTAFALLGVLPPEARVARGSVRLDGRELLGLGEREMRAVRGHSIAYVPQEPMSNLDPSLTVGAQLAVSVRAVQPMSRGEARRRVLALLGQVGIPDPERVAGCYPHQISGGMAQRVLIAGAVAGRPQILIADEPTTALDVTVQAEILDLLHDLRKRLNLAVVLVTHDFGMVADFCDRVAVMRGGEIVETGSTAEIFAAPRHDYTRMLLDAILDADTVRTDAPAGGRTA from the coding sequence ATGAGCGAGAACAGCGAGAAGGAGGCCACGGAGCCGGTTGCGCACCGCGCCTCCGCCCAGGACCGCGTCTCCACACTGCGCCGGCTCTGCCGTAACCCGCAGGCGGCCGTCACCGCGGCGGTCCTGTCCGTCATCGTGGTCGCGGGCCTGCTCGCGACGGTCATCAGCTCCCACGGCCCGAACGCCGCCTCCCTCGACGCGATCAACGCGTCCCCCGGCACCCCCGGCTATCCGCTCGGCGCGGACAAGGACGGCCGCGACGTCCTCGCCCTGCTCCTGCACTCCATCAACACCAGTGCGGTGACCGCGCTCATCGCCACCAGCATCGCGCTCGCCGTCGGCGTGCCCGCGGGCCTCATCGGCGGCTACTTCGGCAGCCGGGTACACGCCACGACCGAGTGGCTGTTCAACCTCATCATGACCTTCCCCGGGCTCCTGCTGCTGATCGTCCTGATGCCGGTCACCAAGGGCGATTTCCGGGCCACCATGGCCCTGTTCGGTGTCCTGCTCTCGCCGAGCATCTTCCGCATCGTGCGCAACCATGTGCTCGGGGTGAAGAACGAGCTCTTCGTGGACGCCGCCCGGGTCTCCGGGCTGCCCGACCACCGCATCCTGGCCCGGCATGTGCTGTTCGCCGTGCGCGGCCCGGTCATCATCGCCGCTGCCTTCCTCACCGGGACAGCGATCGGCGTCCAGGCAGGGCTCGCCTTCCTGGGTGTCGGCAACAGCGAGGTGCCCAGCTTCGGCACCATGATCGCTTCCGGCTTCACCAACCTGTACGTCGCGCCGACCCAGTTCGCCTTCCCCAGCCTGCTGCTCGGCGTGATCACCGCCTCGCTGGTGCTGTTCGGCAACGCCCTGCGCGACACCCTGGAGGGCAGCCCCCGGCGGCCGCAGCCGATCGTCTCCCCCACGCCGCCCACCGCGCCGGGCGCGGGGGCAGGCGGCGAGGGCCTGTTGACCGTGGCGGACCTCACCATCGCCTACGACTCCCCGGCCGGCGAGCCCACCGAGGTGGTGTGCGGCACAGACTTCACGCTCCAGGCCGGGGAGACGCTCGGCCTCGTCGGCGAGTCGGGTTCCGGCAAGACACAGACCGCCTTCGCGCTGCTCGGCGTGCTGCCCCCCGAAGCGCGGGTCGCACGCGGCTCGGTACGCCTCGACGGCCGGGAACTCCTTGGCCTGGGCGAACGCGAGATGCGCGCCGTCCGCGGGCACTCCATCGCGTACGTGCCCCAGGAACCGATGTCCAACCTGGACCCGTCCCTCACCGTCGGTGCGCAGCTCGCCGTCTCCGTACGCGCGGTGCAGCCGATGAGTCGCGGCGAGGCGCGTCGGCGCGTGCTCGCGCTGCTCGGTCAGGTCGGTATCCCCGACCCGGAGCGCGTCGCAGGCTGCTACCCACACCAGATATCCGGCGGCATGGCTCAGCGCGTGCTCATCGCCGGAGCCGTCGCGGGGCGGCCGCAGATCCTCATCGCCGACGAGCCGACCACCGCGCTGGACGTGACCGTCCAGGCAGAGATCCTGGACCTCCTCCACGACCTGCGCAAACGCCTGAATCTTGCCGTCGTCCTGGTCACCCACGACTTCGGCATGGTCGCCGACTTCTGCGACCGGGTCGCGGTCATGCGCGGCGGCGAGATCGTCGAGACGGGCAGCACGGCCGAGATCTTCGCCGCACCCCGGCACGACTACACCCGCATGCTGCTCGACGCGATCCTCGACGCCGACACCGTACGTACCGATGCGCCGGCCGGAGGGAGGACCGCATGA
- a CDS encoding ABC transporter permease — translation MILYVLRRLGAGLVLALLISVITFWLLSFSFDDVAASLLGAGATAAEVEARMESLGMDRPVLVQYADWLTHAVRGDLGTSYFTSEPVRAAVMDRLGVTLSVVVTALLITAVVSVALGVTAATRGGGADKLAQGISLVGYLVPSLLLAIALVYAFAIKLSWLPATGYTPFTENPVKWATSIVIPVAALMIAGIATLTAQVRGAMIDELRKDYVRTLRTRGLSPRRIVLRHVLRNAAGPALTVLSLEFLTMLGGSLVIENVFALPGFGSFAFNASQQGDIPVIMGVMLLAVLMVIVVNLAVDLLNGWLNPKVRVR, via the coding sequence GTGATCCTCTACGTACTGCGCAGGCTCGGGGCCGGCCTGGTGCTCGCACTGCTCATCTCGGTGATCACCTTCTGGCTGCTCAGCTTCAGCTTCGACGACGTCGCCGCGAGCCTGCTGGGCGCCGGGGCCACGGCTGCCGAAGTCGAGGCCCGTATGGAGTCCCTGGGCATGGACCGCCCGGTCCTCGTGCAGTACGCCGACTGGCTCACGCACGCGGTGCGCGGCGATCTGGGGACGTCCTACTTCACCAGCGAACCGGTCCGGGCGGCGGTCATGGACCGCCTCGGTGTCACCCTGTCCGTCGTGGTCACGGCGCTGCTGATCACGGCCGTGGTCAGCGTGGCGCTCGGCGTCACCGCGGCCACCCGGGGCGGCGGGGCCGACAAGCTCGCCCAGGGCATTTCTCTCGTGGGGTACCTGGTGCCGTCGCTGCTGCTCGCCATCGCCCTGGTTTATGCGTTCGCGATCAAGCTGAGCTGGCTGCCGGCCACGGGATACACCCCGTTCACCGAGAACCCCGTGAAGTGGGCGACGAGCATCGTCATTCCGGTGGCGGCGCTCATGATCGCGGGCATCGCCACCCTCACCGCCCAGGTGCGCGGCGCGATGATCGACGAACTGCGCAAGGACTATGTACGTACGCTGCGCACCCGCGGACTCTCGCCTCGGCGGATCGTTCTGCGTCATGTGCTGCGCAACGCCGCGGGCCCCGCGCTCACCGTGCTCTCGCTGGAGTTCCTCACCATGCTCGGCGGCTCGCTCGTCATCGAGAACGTCTTCGCGCTGCCCGGCTTCGGGAGCTTCGCCTTCAACGCGTCCCAGCAGGGCGACATCCCGGTGATCATGGGCGTGATGCTGCTGGCGGTCCTCATGGTCATCGTCGTCAATCTGGCCGTGGACCTCCTCAACGGCTGGCTCAACCCGAAAGTGAGGGTGCGATGA
- a CDS encoding ABC transporter substrate-binding protein: MPLRLHRPRPHTPALAAATALITLSSATACGFTGESDSATQGGEALKLAVQTAPNSLDPAQLTMSENAFVWTSLYDTLLYTDNKGKIGPNAAESWKYSDDRRTLTLKLRSGMTFSSGAEVDAAAVKATVEHTMKTAGPARALFKRVDEVATPDKRTVVFTLDAPDAVLLHALATEGGVIADPETVDDKRTARNPVSSGPYVLDTKKSEAGTVFVLKRRDDYWNAKAFPFRTIDIRLMRDPGAYTNALQSGQLNAGSVRVEDHKRVEAAGFKKTNVEANSLAMLVLGDRRGEVEPAFGDVRVRRAIAMAFDREKINKQLVKGAGRPMQQQFSPNGPAHAPELDGSFDYDPEKARKLLADAGYPNGFSVRMPEIVYAKPFVSTITQSLADIGIKVSWDAIPPQRTYSAYSSKKYPMYFTVESANAFPRELNWHISTNTSHNPWGTRDPELDELMREFHRETDPGKSAELAQEINAFLTREVWDVPLLSLDRQWFTKDGITMLNRGENHIPTIRWFGTTDQEAGR, encoded by the coding sequence ATGCCACTTCGACTGCACAGGCCACGCCCGCACACTCCCGCCCTCGCCGCGGCGACCGCGCTGATCACCCTGTCGTCCGCCACCGCCTGCGGCTTCACCGGCGAGTCCGACAGCGCAACGCAGGGCGGCGAGGCGCTCAAGCTCGCCGTCCAGACCGCGCCGAACTCCCTCGACCCCGCTCAACTCACCATGAGCGAGAACGCGTTCGTGTGGACATCGCTGTACGACACGCTCCTGTACACCGACAACAAGGGGAAGATCGGGCCCAACGCGGCCGAGAGCTGGAAGTACAGCGACGACCGCCGCACCCTCACCTTGAAGCTGCGCTCCGGCATGACCTTCAGCAGTGGCGCCGAGGTCGACGCCGCCGCGGTGAAGGCGACCGTGGAGCACACCATGAAGACGGCGGGACCGGCTCGGGCGCTGTTCAAACGCGTGGACGAGGTGGCGACGCCGGACAAGCGCACGGTGGTGTTCACGCTCGACGCGCCCGACGCCGTACTGCTCCACGCCCTGGCCACCGAGGGCGGTGTGATCGCGGACCCTGAGACGGTGGACGACAAGCGCACCGCGCGCAACCCCGTCAGCTCGGGGCCGTACGTACTGGATACGAAGAAGAGCGAGGCCGGAACGGTCTTCGTGCTGAAGCGGCGTGACGACTACTGGAACGCGAAGGCCTTCCCGTTCCGCACCATCGACATCCGGCTCATGCGGGATCCGGGGGCGTACACGAACGCGCTGCAGTCGGGGCAGCTCAACGCCGGCAGCGTACGGGTGGAGGACCACAAACGCGTGGAGGCGGCCGGCTTCAAGAAGACGAATGTCGAGGCCAACTCGCTCGCGATGCTCGTCCTGGGCGACCGCCGAGGCGAGGTGGAGCCCGCCTTCGGTGATGTACGAGTCCGCCGGGCGATCGCGATGGCCTTCGACCGCGAGAAGATCAACAAACAGCTGGTGAAGGGGGCAGGCCGGCCGATGCAGCAGCAGTTCAGCCCGAACGGCCCCGCCCACGCCCCCGAGCTCGACGGTTCCTTCGACTACGACCCCGAGAAGGCCAGGAAACTCCTCGCCGACGCCGGATACCCCAACGGGTTCTCCGTGCGGATGCCGGAGATCGTCTACGCCAAGCCGTTCGTGTCGACGATCACGCAGTCGCTCGCGGACATCGGCATCAAGGTCAGCTGGGACGCCATACCGCCCCAGCGGACGTATTCGGCGTACTCGTCGAAGAAATACCCGATGTACTTCACCGTCGAGTCCGCCAACGCCTTCCCGCGTGAACTCAACTGGCACATCTCGACCAACACCTCGCACAACCCCTGGGGGACCAGGGACCCTGAACTCGACGAACTGATGCGCGAGTTCCACCGCGAGACCGACCCGGGCAAGAGCGCCGAGCTCGCACAGGAGATCAATGCCTTCCTGACCCGCGAGGTCTGGGACGTACCCCTGCTCAGCCTCGACCGCCAGTGGTTCACCAAAGACGGCATCACCATGCTCAACCGCGGCGAGAACCACATCCCGACCATCCGCTGGTTCGGCACCACGGACCAGGAGGCAGGCCGGTGA
- the uidA gene encoding beta-glucuronidase has translation MLKPKATSTREVVSLDGLWRFAIDTAVGAEPWRGPLDTPLEAPVPASYNDLFTDPAIRDHVGWVWYQRTVRVPRGWAGERIFVRVDAATHTGRVYVDDVLVTEHVGGYTPFDADITDAVSAGDEFRLTIAVGNELTNTTIPPGRITVAEDGRRQQKYLHDFYNYAGLARSVSLHCAPAVRVGDVTVVTDIEGTTGLVDYSVVTTEPADVRVRLLDAGGTEVATSPGARGMLRVPGAKLWQPGKAYLYELVTEVLDGDTVIDSYPLAVGIRTVEIRGTQLLINGEPFYLTGFGKHEDTAVRGKGHDNAYLVHDFELMRWTGANSFRTTHYPYAEEVLDLADRQGFVVIDESAAVGLNLFIEGGIANPDKRPTFSPETMSVETRQAHARELRELIARDKNHPSVVMWCVSNEPASNEDGSREYFEPLVELVRELDPTRPVTYASFMFASPANDRIADLFDVLCLNRYHGWYLANGDLTTAEAALEAEIADWVKTHGKPIVMSEYGADTISGLHSVWDIPWTEEYQKSLLEIHHRVFDRFDAVVGEQVWNFADFRTSNGIHRVDGNKKGVFTRQRQPKAAAHTLRARWRRNGSRKPTA, from the coding sequence ATGCTGAAGCCCAAGGCCACCAGCACGCGTGAAGTCGTGTCGCTCGACGGACTGTGGCGGTTCGCCATCGACACGGCGGTCGGCGCCGAGCCGTGGCGGGGACCGCTGGACACACCCTTGGAAGCCCCCGTACCGGCGAGCTACAACGACCTGTTCACCGACCCGGCGATCCGCGACCACGTCGGTTGGGTCTGGTATCAGCGCACGGTCCGGGTGCCGCGTGGCTGGGCCGGGGAGCGGATCTTCGTCCGGGTCGACGCGGCCACGCACACCGGTCGGGTATACGTCGATGATGTGCTGGTCACCGAGCACGTCGGTGGCTACACGCCCTTCGACGCCGACATCACCGACGCGGTGAGCGCCGGGGACGAGTTCCGGCTGACCATCGCGGTCGGCAACGAACTCACCAACACCACCATTCCGCCCGGCCGCATCACCGTCGCCGAGGACGGGCGCCGGCAGCAGAAGTACCTGCACGACTTCTACAACTACGCCGGACTCGCCCGCTCGGTCTCACTGCACTGCGCCCCCGCCGTGCGAGTCGGGGATGTCACGGTCGTCACGGATATCGAGGGGACAACCGGGCTCGTCGATTACTCCGTCGTCACCACGGAGCCTGCCGATGTACGGGTGCGTCTGCTCGACGCCGGCGGGACCGAAGTGGCCACCAGCCCCGGCGCCCGGGGAATGCTGCGGGTCCCGGGAGCCAAGCTCTGGCAGCCCGGCAAGGCGTATCTGTACGAGCTGGTCACCGAAGTCCTCGACGGGGACACCGTGATCGACAGCTACCCGCTGGCCGTGGGCATCCGCACCGTCGAGATCCGCGGCACCCAACTGCTGATCAACGGCGAGCCCTTCTACCTCACCGGCTTCGGCAAGCACGAGGACACGGCCGTTCGCGGCAAGGGCCACGACAACGCCTACCTCGTCCACGACTTCGAGCTCATGCGGTGGACCGGCGCCAACTCCTTCCGCACCACGCACTATCCGTACGCCGAAGAGGTCCTCGACCTCGCCGACCGGCAGGGCTTCGTCGTCATCGACGAGTCGGCGGCCGTCGGGCTCAACCTCTTCATCGAGGGCGGTATCGCCAACCCCGACAAGCGCCCCACCTTCTCGCCCGAGACCATGAGCGTAGAGACCCGACAGGCCCACGCGCGCGAACTGCGGGAGCTGATCGCCCGCGACAAGAACCACCCCAGCGTCGTCATGTGGTGCGTCTCCAACGAGCCGGCGTCCAACGAGGACGGCTCACGCGAGTACTTCGAGCCGCTGGTCGAGCTGGTCCGCGAGCTCGATCCGACCCGCCCGGTGACCTACGCCAGTTTCATGTTCGCCAGCCCCGCCAACGACCGGATCGCCGACCTCTTCGACGTCCTGTGCCTCAACCGCTACCACGGCTGGTACCTGGCCAACGGCGACCTCACCACCGCCGAGGCCGCCCTCGAGGCCGAGATCGCGGACTGGGTGAAGACGCACGGCAAACCGATCGTGATGAGCGAGTACGGCGCCGACACCATCAGCGGCCTGCACTCGGTCTGGGACATCCCGTGGACCGAGGAATACCAGAAGTCCCTCCTGGAGATCCACCACCGCGTCTTCGACCGCTTTGACGCGGTGGTCGGCGAACAGGTCTGGAACTTCGCCGACTTCCGCACCTCCAACGGCATCCACCGGGTCGACGGCAACAAGAAGGGCGTCTTCACCCGGCAGCGCCAGCCGAAGGCCGCGGCCCACACCCTCCGGGCCCGATGGCGGCGGAACGGGTCGCGCAAACCTACCGCGTGA